tctctctctctctctctctctctctctctctggcatgtatgctatgaacattttttttttctctgtttgtctgatttaataaccatgttttttatgtttttgctttgcttcttcttctgctttaatattatgcactgcttagttaattccctcttgggcgagggctggatgaaaaaagatctttgctgtatctactccattaccctcgaaaaataaagttggttcgttcgttcgttcgttcgttctctctctctctctctctctctctctctctctctctctctctctctctctctctctctctctctctctctctctctctctctctctctctctctctctctctctctctctctctctctctctctctctctctctctctcttattctgtcATGTTTCATAAAATTGTTAACATAAAATCTAAACGAGTACATTAAAAGGTACATTGTGACACTCACATCTCTCTCCTATACTGTCATGTTTTTATAGAATTGTTAACATTAAAATCTGAAGGAGTACATTACAAGGTACATTATGacactcatctctctctctctctctctctctctctctctctctctctctctctctttctctctctctctctctctctctctctctctctctttctctctctctctgtatgtcccTTATACTGTCATTTTTGCTTGAAAATATTAACATACCATTATGACACAAGATAAAAACAAACTAAGCAGGGCATGTACAGCACAGACTTATGGCACGTAATATAAGCATCCTCTTGAGTTCGTGTCCATATCATTTCTCGTTTTATTATTGTCTcatgtttaattgaataaaaccGTATTTAAACCAAGACATATGGCAATAAAAAAGACGCTTAAAAATGTCTCCATGGTGCGTCTTATTTATTGGTGCAGGATTGGCTGATGTGACATCTTGAGTTGTCAGCCAGCCAGGCCACCAGCATGTCTTCGATGTCACCATTTGCTCTTTCAACCGATCCCTGGCTTTGTGGATGTCGCGGCTTCCCGTGAACTAATACCAATGTTGGCCAAAAATCTGTTAGTTCTGAAATGATGTTGGCTGTGAACTCAGTGCCGTTATCGCTTTAGAGAATTGCAGGAGCACCGATCACGAGAAAGATGTCAAGCAGCTGGGCTGCAACCTCTACAGCGCGTTTGCTCCTAATAGGCCGGAGGACGCAGAGTTTGGTGAGATGGTCTTGATACACCAGGATCCATTTGTAACCGTAGCTTGGCATGGACTGCATGTCAACAAGATCAACTTGTCCTCGAGATGCAAATTCCTTGCTGGTGATTGGACGAACAACTACACCTTTTGTCATGGGTCTCTTTATCTTTTTCTGACACTCTTCGCATAGTGACTTGAAAAGCTCGAGCGATTTTGTACTAATGTTTGCATATTTCCTTTGTGTTTTTTGGATCATTCGATCACGCCCACCATGGCCCGTCGAGAtatgacagagacacagacagaaagccacCCAGCCAACCAGGctagcagacagacaggcagataaaaAAAGAGCGACagtgagatagagatagagatagagagacagacaaacagaaaggcagacagagacagaaagacaggctgGCAGATAGACAGCCAGAGCAAGAATGTTGGGTTGCCTATTAGCAAAATGAATCAAACGCGGACTGCACTGCAAAGTCAGACTTGGTACTTTTCGTGATCCCAACACCTCAAACTTcttatgattttttttcactttctttCATATGTGGCTGGCGTGGCGGGTTGGTAGTGTGTCGGACCCAAAAATTTAAGATGTTCAGCTCAAATcaacttctttttacatttagtcaagttttgactaaatgttttaacatagagggggaatcgagacgagggtcgtggtgtatgtgtgtgtgtgtgtgtgtgtgtctgtctgtctgtctgtgcgtgtgtgtgtgtgtgtagagcgattcagaccaaactactggaccgatctttatgaaatttgacatgaaagttcctgggaatgatatccccggatattttttttccttttttcaataaatacctttgatgacgtcatatccggctttttgtaaaagttgaggcggcactcaaGCGTAACAAGGCAAGGAAAGACAAGTCAAAGGATGttattcaagaaaccccatgggggtacatgaagaaaagaaatacaaatacaagaaaaagaaagaaatgcaaacTGATTAAACATATACATTCACTCATTCTGATGgagaaaacaaacaacagaaaacaaataaggatttcataacacaaaaataaatattCACGGGTAATGGTTTTATCCATATGTACATATCATTGCgtagacaaaacaaacattaagTGATGATATCATGTTAATATATCAGCACCAATTTTGAATTCTTATAACATGTATTTTATAAAGTGTGTTAATGTTAACACAACTTTGTTTCTTTgatttggaaaacaaaagttGGAACTTAATTACATTAGGATTATTGCGATACTGATATGGACTACATTTTGTTCTATGTTCACTAAACAAAACTGCAATTTAACacataatggaattcatcaccaaTATCGCCATTACTACACTTTACACACACTCGTTCATTCTGTAATACATTCATAAACCTTCCTTTCTGAATAGGCAGCTTGTGATTTAGCATTCGAGAACGCACACATAATAGTCGCAAATTGTTTGGTAATACTTTCAAATAGTTTCCAAACATTAATGTATATATGTTTATAAAGCCAATAATTAATTACAAAACGCATCACTGGAATTTATATCAGAAAACCACATCGGCACATACTGGTCTTTTAAACACTGTAATGTGTTCAACTTAAAACAGTGGCTTGAACAATTAAGATTCCACTGGTTTATCCACATTCCACTTTAAGCCAAGGTTATTAAGAGTTACCTCAATACAGTTCCAATAGGGTGATTTGTAAATATCCTCTACATACAGACGATACCAAAAAAATGGTAAATTGTACTGGAAACCTTTATTGGCAATTATCATTCAACAACTTGAACCAAAAATGTAACATTCTGTGAATATCCAATGGGTACTGTCGAATTTCACCATAAACCCTATTGTTGGGAGTTGATTTTCTCAACTTCAAAACAATTGGATCAAATCGTAATTGCAATGTTGACGCTAACTTTAACATTCTTGGACACCATACTTCGCATCCATATAATAAAGTAGCCACAATCATCATGTCAAACAATTACAACTGACAATCTAAAGGTAACATTAATTGTTTACATCTGTTCAAAAAACCAAACATAGCCCTTGAGGCTTAATCATATCAACATTTTTGGGGCAACATCAAATGTATTATCATAATTAATATACAATCCTAAAtactgaaataaaaaaataaaaaaattgttatGGAAAGCCCAAGGGGATCTGCGAATGGAAACGCGAGAAGCACTGTCGCTTTAATTCAGAGTGTATCACAGCGGGAGGGCGGTGGACGCGACTCAATGCACGTGATCCATACGTGGCAGTTCATTGCTATAAATTAGCAACTTTCCTGCTGCGGGATTGTCGAGTTTCACCCATCCAATTAAGGCTGTCTCGTGTAAGTATGAGATCTGTATATCGAATAGTTGTTTGCACTTTAAAGGCTTACTAactcgctcccgtgtttacgatgtgtagtttgcccacaatcgatgtcaaatgcatcataaggccatataatgacgatatgtcgcaatgcgcggaccatatacatgcattacagcttgttctagcctctgaaaaagtgaggatgtcaacaaagacgcggagttatttcccttgcgtcaacgttacctctgttggcaaatctagatcaaaataaaaattcaaatatctcaacatttaaggggtcctagaccacaatatcttgcagggaacttaatttagcatgtctccagctgtgggtaaagcaattagcgtgaatagtcatcagctttctatgcctttaagtGTGATGTTCATCTCGGCAAAAAAGACaactttgagaaaaaaaagcaagtgTATTGACGCCTGTCAGTGAGCAGGGATATGTGTTGACGAACATTTCTTCTCTTTTGTGTATTAACTAGATACATGCGAAAAGACTCATTTGTGTGTGGGATAAAAGAAATGTGAGCATTCTTGGTAAATTGTGTACATTTACAACGTTTGTTCTGCCACATTTTGTATATATCATGCAGGCACAGATTGTACCAGACGACGTTTTAGTTGAAATTAACAGGTTAATGTTTCGCTTCGTGTGGCAGAAACAAATATTGCAATACAAAAGTTGTTTTGAAATAGTGAAAAGAACAGTTTTATGTAACGAGGTAAAGCAAGGTGGATTGACCATGATTGATCTGCGACATATgcagtgttcctttttgttaagcTGGGTTGTGAATTTAACTCTGTCAAACGAAGACCAGAAATGGTCATGGCTGCCAAAAGCACAGTCTTCCCGTTTTGGGGGTCGCTTTGAATAGTTTGTTGCAAACAGTAATAGCAAAAACGAAGAAGCTTGGAAAAGTATTCCACTCAGTATGTTCTCCAAACTCGGAAAAAATCTATGCTGCTTTCAAGCAAACGTCAAACCAACCTTATTTAAAGGGTTGGGGTTTATTACAAACAAGTTCTGGAAAAGCGTTTTAGAATGTTGGCTTGACAACCATGAAAAGATATTACCATGCTGGAGAATTTATGCCTATGGAATAACTCTCTAATTGCTTATCGTGGCAAGACAATGTTTCTACGTGATTGGGTTACATCTGATATATGCTATGTGAAGGATTTATacgagaataatatgtttttaccatttcacaggatttgtgaaagagttgggcataaaccaacaagactatttgaatatggggcaattcgcacagcaatagcatccttttttttgaagatgaatgatAATGGAATACAAGCTATGAAGGTAATGGATTATCAAAAAATAAGTACATTTAAACCCAGGCAGTTTCGTAAATTAATGGTAGACGCTTATCAAACTGAGACTATTGCAGTCAGTTTCTGGAAAAGAAAGATgggaattgaaataaacaaggacatttggcagatagcaagcaacgcatcaaaagaagtaagattaagactgctacactggaaaataactcataacatttatccaacgaacattatattgtataaaatgggcattgctgagagtattagttgtacacattgtacagaagagacagattatatcgaacatttcttttattattgtagaaaaataagcaaagtgtggaatcttgttgaagaagccttcttcaccgcttgttcaaaaagaattcatattgatgtgcgggatgccctatttggcctagttaaaaggaattctatttcatctgctgaagcaaactatgtcaatttgctgatcttgattgcaaaaatgtgcataggtatttatagatacggtACCCCTTTAGAGATCGGATGTATTTTTGAGAAAGAGTTAAGATTAAGAAAAATAATTGACTTGTGACTCGCATATATGTTGCTAtctgtgaaattgaaataaaaaaacgttaggtaacaaaaggagaaatgatgacggaagaaaatataggacaaaatgtaaaaaaaaaataggtggagagagagaagatagaacgagaggagacagtgagagagagagagagagagagagagagagagagagagagagagagagagagagagagagagagattggcagattatgggagagaggggagagagagtccgacagagtatgggggagaggagagagcgagagagagagagagagagagagagagagagagagagagagagagagagagagagagagagacgaagcacaaaaaaagaagaacaaagaagaagacggaAAAATCcgaagaacaaaattcagaaaaaaacagacaagtcgcgatcgaagagaaagaaagtggatgcagagaaagacggactagggagtgagtgagagagagtgagagagagagagagagagagagagagagagagagtgagagagagagagagacagagagacagagagagagagagatgttgtgtggacaagtatgagaaagagagagagagagagagagagagagagagagagagagagagagaaagagagaggagagagagagagggtaaatgtaaataaaataaaaaattaaaaaattgtccatgatctgtttactgtccattgagtgtgaagctgagagaaagagtgagactgaaggaaaacaataataacttaataagaattaaaatgataataaaaaaataaaaaataaaaaataaaaaattccgatataaaaaaaacaaaaaacaaccacgcacatgtgtgattaacaatgtctgatctcctaaaaaaaaaagagagaaaaaaaaagaagaaagaaaaaaaaaaaaaaaaagaaagaaaaaaaaaaaaaaaaaaaaaaagtaatagcAAAAATTGTAAGGGATTGGATGATATTAAATCGGAATGTTGGTCCTctgtgttgaaggcatggcttgaTAAAAACCAAGTCAGTGAGGATTAACAACATCTTCTCCGAACCCCTGACGCTCAACACTGGGACACCACAAGGGTGCGTTCTGTCTTCTCTCCTTGTCAGTCTCTTTACCAACGACTGTGTCTCCACCAACCCTTCTGTCATGGTGCTCAAGTTTTCCGACGACACAACGGTTGAGGGTCTCATCAAGGACTCTGACGAGTCGGCTTACAGATCCTAAGTGGAGCGGCTGGTAGCGTGGTGCTCAGACAACAACCTGGAACTCAACGTCTCGAAGACCAAGGAGATGATAGTCGACTTCCGAAGGAAGAAAATACCCATCACACCGCTCACCATCAACGGAGAAGTGGTAGAGCAAGTGGAGTCGTTTAAATTCCTTGGCACTACCATCACCAGTAGCCTCAGCTGGGAAACCAACATAGTGGGCATCGTTAAAAAAGCACACCAGCGCCTGTACTTCCTCAGACAACTGAGGAAATTTGGTGTGTGTGCAGACATCCTTGCTGTGGTAGAGAGTGTCCTCACCTTCTCCATGACTATGTGGTATAGCAGTGCTACCCAAAACAAAAATCGTGAAAACAGCAGCTGGGGTGATAGGATGTGATCTGCCCTCATTAGATTCCCTGTTCTCAGCTGGTGTCGTGAAGAAATCTCAGAACATCATACATGACCCCACGCACCCTGCATTCTGTCTGTTTCAACCCTTACCATCAGGTAGGCGGTTTCGAGCAATGAAAACCAGGACATGTAGATTCGGACAGAGtttctccccacacacacacacgaacatgcaTGGAACACTGACGAAATAGGTGCATTTTAAACAGATGGATCCGTGTATGATATCTTGGGGATGTCGAAGGCTGTGTAGAACCTTTCCTCTTCCTCATGCTGTTGACCTCTGTTACGCCTCCCTGGCTTTAATCGGAGATCGAGTTTGTCACCATCTAATCCtaatacaaaagaaaaacagaaaacagaagCATACTTCATAAAAAAAAGCTACGTTGTGATAGTCTGTAAACCACCAGCTGTGGGATGTAGTATTTTGTATACACGAACACATGTTGctgttgtgttttatttttgttttgacgaACACAGATCATCGTGGTAGGCCTCTATGAATTAGATTTAGCATACCGGATGTGTCACAAGTGACTTTAATTGCATTCTAAAAAGTAAAGCTTGTGTTTAGAACTGTGTAAAAAGGATATTGTATGTACGCATGGAGGGAAGGATACATACATTGTATAGATTGGGATCGGGCAAGCAGTATTGTAGATGTGGATTGAAAAGTAATATAATTCCTAGTGTTCCAtgtttgtttgcatgtgtggTTTTTTTATTAATGTCTAAATTAGCTTCTGCTGAAATAAGCATGCATCGAAATAACAGAGTAACATTTTATCTGCACACAATTATCATGGGATACGTACAAACAGCACCAGGTACAGATGGTTAAATGTttaagtaaaaaacaaaaaaacccagatGTTTATCGCAAATATATCACGTTTTACCTTTTATTAGTCCTGCGGCAACGGTTGTGTTCTTGTCAGAAGTAGCCCCTTGTTCAGTGATCTTGCGCATCGGGGAAGATGGTTTGCTGGATCGGCGAGCAACTCTAGCAGACTGAAGACGATTTTGTTTTACAGGTGCAGTGCTTTCAGTGCCATCGTTGGTGTCAGGGGTGGACGGTATGTCAGGGGTTGCGGTGGTGGTGTCGGAAGAAATGTTAGTTGCGGCGGTGTCGGTTGAAGCACCATTGTTTATGTTGTTCACAGTGTTGTCGGCTTCCGGAGTTGCGGTATGGGCAGCACTCAGAACATCAGCAACGTCAGCATGCTCAACAAATTCAACTGAAACGTTAGGAATAAGGCTTTAAAACGAAGGTCCACATTCTTCTCCGGGACAGCGACTAACATTGCATTTGAAAAAGTACtctcaacaaacacacacacacacacacacacacacacacccacacacacatacaccgacacacgcattcatacacacacacacacacacatacacacacacacacacccacacacacacatacatgttttGACACCGTTAAGTTGACTTTTTTCCCGTtaagttgacttttttgacggaaagaatgttatcacaccattgaaatgacattctttccgtcctctataggcgacgaaataggtcaaattttgtgcatgttttagtggaaaatgcttcgatgccggagcgggtactggacccagtgccgttgtagtgcaagtgcactacaaaggcactgcacccagtgccgttgtTGTGACGTCAAAACAACGGGGTGCGTCAAAACAATTCGGCTCCATTttcaggccaaagtcaaaacgACGCGGtcttaacaaacacacacccacacacacacacactgtcacacacacacatacacacacacacacacacacacacacacacacacacacacgcgtaaaAACAGCCACTTCCACACCCAAAGACATAGAGGCCCacatgtactactactactagtacaATGCA
This region of Littorina saxatilis isolate snail1 linkage group LG8, US_GU_Lsax_2.0, whole genome shotgun sequence genomic DNA includes:
- the LOC138973698 gene encoding uncharacterized protein, whose amino-acid sequence is MKHNCEDSQAAEGEPMDQKHEKSKTAEVDVNLQLKVEPMNQTDEEFEFVEHADVADVLSAAHTATPEADNTVNNINNGASTDTAATNISSDTTTATPDIPSTPDTNDGTESTAPVKQNRLQSARVARRSSKPSSPMRKITEQGATSDKNTTVAAGLIKGLDGDKLDLRLKPGRRNRGQQHEEEERFYTAFDIPKISYTDPSV